Proteins from one Papaver somniferum cultivar HN1 unplaced genomic scaffold, ASM357369v1 unplaced-scaffold_158, whole genome shotgun sequence genomic window:
- the LOC113337134 gene encoding uncharacterized protein LOC113337134 produces MQLTRSSAAPYLNFRLLLLILSCFSFILFLSTNNNIFSTFTPLGNFLSNLSSPSSYPLLLNSSDTSNSVSNSTQLRNGEKKKELLLRSRIAVCLVGGARKFELTGPSIVENVLNVYPNADLFLNSPLDKDSFKFSILKGIAPRIASIRIFKPTRLNETEFQRRVLTPRGSHNGIQGLLQYFNLVEGCLTLINAFQIQNNFTYDWIVRTRVDGYWNAPLAPDNFLPNNHYLVPSGSRYGGCNDRLGIGNLNTSLIALSRLSLIPQLDAAGFRKINSETSFKAQLTTQGVKFLENRLPFCVVSKHKFKFPPKGLPVASMSSPGPLSGAYCRPCTPVCAGPCANDIMAILPIGFSRIDGEYGTVELCDAHGEWESSWENNFDRFAGEKLAELRKQVMESKFEKCVKDFDEMKKRTVNWDSPPAKQICRIASRR; encoded by the coding sequence ATGCAGTTAACAAGATCATCAGCAGCTCCATATCTGAATTTCCGTCTTCTTTTATTAATCTTATCTTGTTTTTCATTCATACTTTTTTTATCCACTAATAATAATATCTTTTCGACTTTTACCCCTCTCGGAAACTTTCTCTCTAACCTCTCATCACCATCATCGTATCCTCTTCTATTAAATTCTTCCGATACTAGTAACTCGGTGTCGAATTCGACTCAGTTGAGAAatggagagaaaaagaaagagttgttATTACGGTCAAGAATCGCCGTGTGTTTAGTAGGTGGAGCAAGAAAATTCGAACTCACTGGACCGTCAATCGTAGAGAATGTGTTGAATGTTTACCCTAATGCAGATCTTTTCTTAAATTCTCCATTAGATAAAGACTCGTTCAAGTTTTCAATTCTCAAAGGCATTGCTCCAAGGATCGCTTCGATTCGCATTTTTAAACCAACTAGGTTAAACGAGACTGAGTTTCAACGGCGCGTCCTCACTCCAAGAGGTTCTCATAATGGTATACAGGGTTTGCTTCAATACTTCAACCTTGTAGAAGGTTGCCTAACACTGATCAACGCATTCCAAATACAGAATAACTTTACCTACGACTGGATCGTCAGAACCCGGGTAGATGGTTACTGGAACGCTCCACTTGCTCCAGATAACTTCTTACCGAATAATCATTACCTAGTCCCATCGGGTTCAAGGTACGGTGGATGCAACGACAGACTTGGAATCGGTAATCTCAACACTTCACTAATCGCTCTCTCTCGGCTCTCGCTGATACCACAACTAGACGCAGCTGGGTTTCGTAAAATCAACTCGGAGACTTCTTTCAAAGCTCAACTCACTACACAAGGTGTAAAGTTCTTGGAAAATCGTCTTCCTTTTTGCGTAGTaagtaagcacaagttcaagtttCCGCCGAAAGGTCTCCCTGTTGCATCAATGTCGAGCCCGGGTCCACTCAGCGGGGCATATTGTAGACCATGTACACCTGTTTGTGCCGGTCCATGCGCCAATGATATTATGGCGATTCTACCAATAGGTTTTAGTAGGATTGACGGGGAATATGGAACGGTTGAGCTCTGTGATGCTCATGGTGAGTGGGAATCCAGCTGGGAGAATAATTTTGACCGATTTGCAGGAGAGAAACTCGCGGAGCTTAGGAAACAAGTTATGGAGTCGAAATTCGAAAAATGTGTGAAAGATTTTGATGAGATGAAGAAACGCACTGTTAATTGGGACTCCCCACCTGCTAAACAGATTTGTAGAATTGCCTCAAGACGTTAG
- the LOC113337094 gene encoding GDSL esterase/lipase 7-like — translation MLVIALFDHAAHLLGLPYPPAYLSLSEATKRITTTGINYASGASGILPQTGTRGDILTLDEQINYFKSTVTNDLPRSYSTPKILSDTLARSIFVISTGGNDYLNNYLQPHQFSNSSQTYTPRKFANLLLDTFEQQVTTIYKLGGRKFVVFGIGPMGCLPIVISRADPKPKTLCVEGVNNTVNIYNNGLLAILERLASRLQGSTFVQADLFTRIHAKIQDPVKFGYADGRTPCCKFGASGMCIPGQKPCSDRYNRLFYDAIHPVQLVNYRFARDCFFRNSTLCTPINIQQLAL, via the exons ATGTTGGTTATTGCTTTGTTTGATCATGCAGCACACTTACTTGGGTTACCTTATCCACCAGCGTATTTGAGTCTGTCAGAGGCAACGAAAAGAATTACAACCACTGGTATCAACTATGCCTCTGGTGCATCAGGGATTCTTCCCCAAACTGGAACCAGG GGAGACATCTTAACTCTAGATGAACAAATCAACTACTTCAAAAGCACAGTGACAAATGATTTGCCTAGGAGTTACAGCACCCCAAAAATCCTCTCGGATACCTTGGCAAGGtctatctttgttatttccacaGGTGGTAATGACTATCTCAACAACTATCTACAACCCCATCAGTTCTCCAACAGTAGCCAAACTTATACTCCTCGGAAATTTGCTAATCTCTTATTAGACACTTTCGAACAACAAGTGACG ACTATATACAAATTAGGAGGGAGAAAATTCGTAGTATTTGGTATCGGTCCAATGGGATGTTTACCAATTGTGATATCGAGGGCTGATCCAAAGCCGAAAACTCTATGTGTAGAGGGTGTTAACAATACGGTTAATATTTATAACAATGGACTTCTGGCTATCTTAGAACGACTTGCTTCCCGATTACAAGGCTCTACTTTTGTGCAAGCCGATCTTTTTACACGAATTCATGCTAAGATTCAAGATCCTGTTAAATTTG GATATGCGGATGGGAGAACACCGTGCTGCAAATTTGGTGCGTCGGGAATGTGTATACCTGGACAAAAACCATGCAGTGATAGATATAATCGTCTATTCTATGATGCAATTCATCCAGTTCAGCTAGTGAACTACCGATTCGCGAGAGACTGTTTCTTCCGCAACTCAACATTGTGCACCCCGATCAACATTCAACAATTAGCACTGTAG